The Notamacropus eugenii isolate mMacEug1 chromosome 4, mMacEug1.pri_v2, whole genome shotgun sequence DNA window TAAGCAGTAGGGGTTGGGAGGAGAGGGTGGGGGAAATGGAGAAAGGTGGGGAGCATTTGGGTAAAGATCACAGGAAAAATgtggtgtgtttttttaaattgagagtATACCACAGACCACTGAGGAGTTGGGAAACCCATATCCAAAGACTGATATAGTAGTGATGGAGGACTTCTGTTATCCAAACCTCTGCTGGAGTGCTTTCTCAGCTTGATCTCAAAGGGTAGAACTTGAAGCAATGAATGAACATGGGTAACAAGACAGATTTAGACTgggtggaaagaaaaacaaaggaagggaTAGAGGAAATAGAGAAGAATTGAGGCAAGAATGAGAGGGTTGTGAAAGGAGAACAAGATTGGGTACACAGAGATATTtgacccctggcaagtcacttaatttctgtctgcctcagtctcctcaactgtaaaatgggaatcataaaaaCTCGAAATGTTTGATTCAACCCAGAGAAGGTGCTTGAAGAAACTGGAGCATCAAGGACATTTCCAAAGAGAAAGTATCTTTAGCAGCCAACCTAGGAAGAAAAGGGTCAAAATTCAAATAGCTTGTTTCCAAACATgagagaaaggaaactgagaaagcaGAGAAATGAAACTAAACTGTTTGGGGATTAGTAAGAGGCCACACCCATAAGGCGGTGCAGAGGACATCCAGCCAGGGGCCCTGACTTGGAAGACACCCTTTGCTCTAGCCTTTGATTCTGAGAAGAGAAGCCCTGCCTGTGACCTGATCACATAAAATCTCCTCACTTTCTTGGCTCTTATCCTGTCAAAGCAGAGTAAGAAGAAGCAGATCCACCTTAAGAAGGAGGGCAGGGAGAGGCTGGACAACTATTTATCTGTAGCCATATCCAGCTCTAAGCACAGATGGAGCCACCTCTGAGCCTGTTTGATACTCCTTCAGAGAGGTTGGACGCCTTTATAGCAAATGAACTCTTGCCTAACAAAGAATGCAAAAAGGAGGTCCATGACGCCTTCCACATGATCCAGAGATTCCTTCGAGGTTCCTGTTTCACGGACCAAGAGGCCAGGGTGATGAAGGTGCTGAAGGTGAGAGCCTACCCAGGGGTGTGGTGGTCTATAGTGATGTGCTCAGGAATCAATGCCTCTTCTCTTGCTCTCCCTGCCAAGAGAGCCACAAATATAGCCCAGTAGTCAGTtggtcaaatcaagtcaacaagcatttattaagtgcctactatgtgctgggcattgtgctaagggatAGAGATAATACAGAAGAGCAAAAAGAAATCCTTTTCCTAAAGGATTTTACAATCTAGTAGGAGAAACGACATGCAAACAACACATACAAACAAGAGATATCCAGAATGGAGACATCACAGAAGAAAGGGGATTTGGAAAGGCTTATTTCAGAAGGTGGGATCTTATCTGAGGTCTGAAAGAAGAAAGCAGTGATTCCACagggcagaaatgaggaggaataGGGGGCGCATCTGGCTTAGGATTTTGTAAGAACACAGGTCTCTTTTGTCCCAAACTCCCTATTCCCCACTTGTCTTCATCAACATCTCTGGGCTCTACTTGCCCTCCTGCCTTCTAGGACTTGGGCAAAATCAAATCTTAAGAGTGATTGATTCTTTATGTCCTGTCATAGTCAAGCCTTGGTCCATTTGCTACACCAACTGCCTCTTCCTACCTCCCCATCCCAACCCGTGATTATCTGGTTTCTTTGATAAATGGCTCTTTAACCCCAAGCCCCTAACTTTCTAATCTAATTGGCACCAACTTACTAAGCTACTGTGTGCCCAACATATTAAACTTTTATGCACTCAGTTTGTTCACAGCAAACATGTACCCAGCTCATTAATAGGCTCCTGACTAGCTAAATAAGCAACACCAATTTACATAACTGTGCCAATTTGTTTAAGTAAACAAATGGTCAAGTCTTTGGTCAAGTCTTCAACCTCCATAGGTATCTGTTCTGTTCTCTGGAAGATGAGAGGGTTGCACTAAATAACCGAGTCAGAGCCTTTCTGTTCCAAATCTATGGTTCTTGACCATAGAGACAGAAGCACACTCCCTGCTCTCTTTACTAAGTCCTTCAAAAGGTGATGATTGgatctactttgtgccagacactattcTAGGCTaggaaaagagatacaaaatgaaCAATCCCTGCCCTAAAAAGTTTCTGCTCTATCACAAAGAAACAACACAGACACATATAAgtgaatacaaaatataaaacaataacaacaaaaaatcaccCAATCCATAGGGTTATTTTGACCCAAGGAGTCAGGAGAGCTGCTTGCAATCCCAGCTCAGCTGCTGGACAGCGATGAGAGAATCACAGGTTCACAAACTTAGGGTCGCCTTcagagtcatctagttcaatgtctgaattttacagaggaaggtCACAAAAATGAACAGTAAGGAGTTAagtagctagtatgtgtcagaagtcaATGGAATctaagtcctcctgattccaaggccagctctgAAAACACTGGACCATTCTGCCTCTCATTCcatgctacagatgaggaaattgaggctcagaagaggatgaaaagagaaaggaaaaaaatattttgggggaCAGATGGAACAGGCATTTACTTTTTTTATCCTgccatttttatagtattttttccaattatatgtaaatacaatttttagtagtcatttttataaaattttgagctctaaatttttctccctcccctcttcctaaaatagtaagcaatttgacacaggttatacatgtgtgatcttgtaaaatatatttccatgttagtcatgctatgaaagaagaaataaactaaaaggaaaacacacacacaaaatgaaaaagaaaatagtctgctttaatctgcactcagacaccatagttctctctctggatttccctcatgagtcttttggaattgtcttggatcattatattactgAGAGGAGCTAAGTTCATTATAGcaggtcatcacacaatgtgactgttactgtgcacaatgttctcctgaacctgctcacttcactctgcatcagttcatataatcaggtttttctgaaatccacctgctaatcatttcttatagaacaatagtattcccattacattcatagaccacaacttgttcaaccattccctgattaatgggcattccctcaatttccaacttttttgccatcacaaaaagagttggtataaatatttttgtgcatgtaggtccttttcccttttttaatgatttctttggaatatagacctagttgtggtatttctgaatcaaagggtacacacagtttgattgccctttggatacagttccaaattgctttccaaattgttggatcagttcacaactctaccaaccaTGCATTGGTgtcacaattttcccacatcctctcctaCATTTATCacattccttttctgtcatattagccaatctgataggtgtgaggtgatacctcaaagttgttttaatttgcatttctttcatcaaAAATTACTTAGAGAacttcatatgattatagataactttgatttcttcatctgaaaactgacttttcatgttctttgaccacttattcaTTGGAGAATGGTTtgtaggaaaaagaaattttgagaacctactatgtatcaggtactgtaaacacacacacacacacacacacatatcccacTGGGGACATTTCAGTGGGAATGTTGTACACATAATACTTGGATCAGATAGTCTCTGAGGCCCATCCCAGCTCCATGACTGTTATTCTATGCTTGGCAGGCAGGGTCTGTGATGGATGGAACAATGCTTAAGCACAAAGGAGAAGTCCATGTTGTTGTGTTCCTTAGCTGCTACAACTATAGTATGGAAGTCTCACACCACCATGACATGCTAATGCTCATAAAGGAGAGACTGCACCACTACTGGAAGAACCTGGCCTATATCAGTGACATCTGTGTGGATCCTGAAGTCCCCAGCTCACTCTTCTTTACAATTCAATCCACGATGACATCAGAGCCCATCGATGTGGTCATCTTGACTGCCCACGATGATCTGGGTAAAGTAGACATGGATTCCCCATTCCAGACACCTTGGTTTCCTGATTGTACTTCTGAGGGTGGGGCAATAGGTGGAACACTGAGCCTAGAGTGGaaaatttgagtttaaatctagccgcagacacttactggctgtgaaatgctaagcaagtcactgaatctctgtttacctcaatttcctcaaatgtaaaattggGGTCATAACGTCTACTTCTTGaattatgaagcactttgcaattgCTAAATGCTGTCTCTGTAAGTGCTAGCTAGCTAGCTGAGGGAACTCTCTATCCCATGGCCTCTTCTTAGATATTCATTTCCAGGGTCCCCTCAGTCACTAGAGAGCTTGAGCAATAGCATTATACAATTACAAGGAAATTTCCCCTGCACTGACTGAGGAATACTTTGGATAAATTCATGGATGATTTTcaatcacgtctgactcttcgtgacccgtggggttttcatggcaaagatactggagtggcttgccatttccttctccagtggattatggcaaacagagattaagtgacttgtccagggtcacacagctagcaagtgtctgaggccaaatttgaactgaggtttttctgattctaggtccagtgctctatccactgacatGGATGATAGATTCataatatttattcataaaaATTAGTAATATCTGAGACCTCTACCTAATATACTGAGTACTACCTCAGGAAGGACAACCAGATCACCAATGGTCCTGCAGTATTCCCATCAGGCAAAGAGTTCTGGACCAGATGAAGAGAGAAGGCCTGTGGCCCACTAGGGCCCTTGAACATACTTGGAGTTCATATGCATGGTAGAAACAACAGAATTTAGGACCAATTTAACaagaattattaattaattaatttttaaaaatactaaatagtaaatacttgttatttggtttgtccttcattttcaaagaggaccatgacatcagacgtatgatgacatgacttgcacttgactttgatttgagtgagggagggctgtgcaggtcaccagcctcactttcttctcctgaaccatctgcatccagtgaccagatattcatcaggatgactggagatggcccaggatgcactaggagaccttggcctctttggcCTTGGGCccattcaggtactcacttagggtgaggtaatacccatACAGTGAATATGCTGATTTAAGAAGTTGTCAGCGAGTGGCCCctttaataagcaaaagaaaaataactaaatcaagctggaagggaagggaaacagttacaattgataatcactctttagCCAGGAGGGGTCCAGGAAATACcccttaagtggagtttgggcagagACCCAGTCTATGGGTTTCAGAGAGCAGTAGGTTTAagggtaggaggggaaaggacagTTGAGGAGatgacaggagaggacaggacaggagagggtaggagagggcaggagaggaccagagaggaaagcaaagCAAAGCTGGCCAGGAAGCCCCAAGTTAACGGGGTAtgtctggccatccaaatttacctttctttggaggggaaaaggaaggggagggggggacagATGGGAGAGGATGAACTGAGTTCCCCAaccagctgggtccccattcaggctgTCTACTCACAGgatatgtttgtccttcgttttcaaagaggatcctaacatcagagaaatgatgacatgacttatacttgactttgttttgagtgagggaggactgtgtaagggcaccagcctcactttcttctcctgagccatgtcAAATAGTAAATActaaatggtaactgtttctcttttacccaggaactcaggtttgattttttaaaatttttaaatttaaaaaaattttttttattaaaagagtcatcccttgagtaactacttaaagaggcctattcattgaatggttgtatctcattcaaagtgaaaaTGTGATAAAACCGTAGCCTAATATGGTTAGagtctcacactgcatcctgggccatctccagttgtcctcatgaatatctagccactggacccagatggctctggaggagaaagtgaggctggtgaccttgcacagccctccctcactcaaaacaaagtcaactgcaagtcatgtcaccaccatcttgatgtcatggtcctcttcaagtacaAAGCATAAATACAACTTATCCTAAGCATAAAAATTCTAATTTTGGCCACAAAAAAGCACGAGGCTAATTGGCAATATTTCTAATGCACTATACTCATGAAGTTGGTTTGTCTAAGAGCCTGAATCACAGAAGAGAAATCAAACCTTTGACTTCAGTGGAGAAAGGCCCTAAGGTGTATCTGGGAGCTtactagcacttagcatagttcctggaacatagcagaCCTTTCATAAATGCTAACAGCATCCCATGGTAGTGGAAGATCTCACCAGGAAGACCATAGCCAAGAGGAGATGCCTTAGATAATAGATTCCTGTCTCCCCTCTTTGGAGCAAAGATCTAGGGGCCATCAATCCAACCTctgtttctggaaaaaaaattaaggttcctagagttaaaatgacttgcccaaggtcacttcacttggttggctgttgtcctttattttcaaagagaaccaaaatgacatcaccatgataaagtgaagtttcagtgagTCCAGCTGTGGCGgatcagactaatacaagctcggaatgctctaccacaggtcgggcacagatagtccatatgaattttgggaGTGGATACTCCATATTTGCACATCCTATTTTTACTTTATGTTATCTCAATTCTTCTTTCACTATAGTTCACACGAATGCTTTTCAATTTTGTACAATTCAAATCATCTGTTTTATCTTCCATGAGCATATCTGTCCTTTGGTCCAGAATTCTCCTCCTAACCATAATTGTGAAAGGTAccctccttccattctcctgatttttttttcatgatttagatttagatttataTTAAGTTTTCATTTGGAACTTAATGATGAAATGTGTACAGACtaccagttttcctagcagttatATTTTTATCAGATATGAAAGATAATGGTTTTATCAGCCAGAATTAAGTGAATAACTATCATCAACTTTAAAAGTTAATAAAAGAGGGCTATTAAAAGATTCAGATGGTGGATTTGAATCAATTCAGTCTACaaatggagaaaggaatagttttGACCATGGAGTATAATGTTCAACATAGCAATGGACAGATATTAGAAGCTGAGAATACTGAGGATTAGTTTTGATGGGAGAGAAAGATTCATTCtggtatacgtgtatatataacatagtatatagtatatataacataatatattgtTATACATTACATAAGATGTATCATAAGATGAATGTATTATCTCTAATAATGTTATATACAACACAAACAATACATTGTTACACTATATGTTATGCAcagtatataatacatatatttattatattacatattagatataacaaatagtatattacatatatcatattatatgttATGTGTCTTAACATGTTAACTTTTTAAGTTGATACTAATAATTCATTCATAATTACTGTTAAAACCATGACCCTTCTGATTTGAAAAATTGTGCTGCTTGGCAGAAAATCAGTATGttttgtacatgtgtacatgtgcatcatatatgcatatatgtacctGTATATAATTGCATGTGTGTTGTGTtggcatatgtgtacatattcatacatattttCTCCGTATTATACTACTATGTAGAATACATATGTATCATACATGTTTCATATTATATTTTACACATCATGGCAATTGTGTgacatattacatataattttgtacatgtatataattatatctatGTAATTTCCATTTCCACGATGGTGATTTTCTAGGTTCCAAATTCTTCTGGTGGCCGATGTTAACTTTTCCACTGTTCCCTTACCTTGGCCAAGTTTCCCAAGGTGTCATGCTGTGCCTTGACCAGCATCTCAGGCTCCTCATTATGTTCTGGATGCGCTTTTTGAGAATGACAGCTCATGGCAATGTTCTTGCCTTCTTTGATTGTGTAATTGGTGTTGTTGTtgagtcctgtctgactctttgtgaccccactgggagttttcttggccaaggtactggagcaatttgccatttccttctccagatcattttacacatgagaaactgaggcaaacagggttgtgacttgtccagggtcacatagctagtaagtgtctgaggccagatttgaacttggatcttcctgactccaggcccaacattctaaccatggtaccaccttgctgcccttttGTTTGCAACAGAAAGCTCCATATTATTGAGAGTGTCACATTTTAATAGTAGATTGTGCCAATCTAcagttttgtccttcatttttctcatgcTGACAGATAAAACAGGGGGTTGTAGAGTGAGCATAACGTGAGCATCCAGTCCCCAAACCAGCACAGACCCCCAAGATCACaactaggatctgaacccaggctcTCTGACTTCTAATCCCATGCTCCTCCTCCTGGACTATATTGCTTCCCTCCTCCTAGAACTACCTCAAGAATCTCTCCCTCAAttcttttcttcccaggatctttTCATCCTACTTGTCCACCACCCCCTGAGACCTACGTGGAACTAATTAAGGCCAAACGCCTCCCTGGGCAATTCTCATCGACCTTCATAAAACTTCAGAAAAGTTTTATAAAAAGTCTTCCCACTAAGCTGAAAAATCTTCTGAGGCTGGTGAAGCATTGGTACCTGCAGGTAAGGGGCAAGTGGAGCTCCTGAGGGACAGGAACAGGGAGGGAGCCAACTGAACCAAGCTAAAATGGAGAGTTgtggagagatagagaaagacacagagatagagagaaagacagacagagaggcagagacagagaggctgccagaacaaggaaagagagagtcaGACAAGAAGGACTCTAGACAGGAGGACAGGTAGGCAGAGACATAGAAATAggcaaggagacagaaagagctatagagacaaagacaagcaaagagacagagagacaaattgAGATGGAAACAATCAGAGAGATAGAAAAGCAACAAGGAGAAAGATACAGGCAGATAGAAAGAGACAAACAAGTAGGAAAAGACCCAAAAAAACAGATAGAGATGGGCAAGTCAAGTCAGTTCACCACACATTGATTTATCTCATACTGTGTGAAAGGAGCTGTCTCAGGTGTTGAAcgtacaaagacaaagaaaaagttcCTGCCCACAAAGGGATTCCAATCTACTGGGGGAATACAACATatgcacagataaataaatacaaagaatacaAAGAGAGACTGGGCTAATAACCAGGGTGAGCACCAGAAAGGAGCACTGGAGGGATTCCAAAGACATTGTGGAGACAGAGGGAATGGGACTTGGCATTAACTGGATATGAGAACCTTGGTGACTGGGacgatggtggtgccctcaacagcaatagggaaatcagaaaaaagggtgggcttgggggaaaaaaatgagttacATTTctgacatgttgagttttagatgCCAATGGGACCTTGAGGACACATCAAGCAGGAAGTTAATCAATCcaattcagtttaacaaacatttgttaagaggTACCGTGTCCCTTTTTTCAAGGAGCTGTCATTCTTTGGGACCGTGTGTGActggaattagaattcagaaaaaaaactaagattaAGAATGTAAATTTGGTTATCATTTTCATGGAGAAGGCAATTGAACCTAGAAGGTTATTTCAGATCACTAAGAGGAAGGCAGGTTACAGTCTTGTGGAACAAGGGTCAGAAGAGCTATGataatccagaaaaagaaactaagagTGATCAgccagacagagagaagagggggcTGTCATAGAAGCCATGAGAGAATCAGAAGAAcaaagattcagagctggaaaaaaatcttggaaaaacCTATTAGGGCCAATCCTCTCATGGGATAAGTGAGGAAACAgcgaggtccagagaggttaagtaacatacccagggtcacactgctaatcagtatctgaagcagaatttaaacccaggtcttcttgtctccaagtgCAAAAAGCACATCCAGAAGAAGCTGTCTGACAGGGTTCAAAGTTGCAGACATCTAGGaagatggagaatggaagaaagcCATCAGACTTACCAATTAATATATCAATGGTGAGCTCTCAGAGAATAATTTCAATAGAATGATGGGTTCAAAAGCCAGACTGAAAGATGTTAGGTGGTGATAACAAAATGGAAACAGTCACTTTTTTGGAGGAACATAACATAATCACCAACAAATTAATGTAGAGTAATTGGGAATGGGATggggtgagagaaagagaaagagagagagaagggagggtggaaggaaggaaggaaggaaggaaggaaggaaggaaggaaggaaggaaggaaggaaggaaggaaggaaggaaggaaggaaggaaggaaagagaaagaagggaagaagaaggagaggaacaaggagagaggcagaaagatgCTGGAAAGAGAGAAACATTCCAGCCTACTCTACTGATCTCCTCAGGGGACAGGGAAGCTGGACTATGTAGACCCAGACTGATCCAAGAAGAATAAATAATTCTAATAGCTTACccacatttttgtatttgtatctccagtatctagcccagtacctggcacataagtacttaacaaatgctttcttcattccttcatgTAACTGCTTTAAGGTGAACAAAATACTTTCCTCCCAACCATCTTAGATGGGCATCATCACTGGGGCCAAGGAGGAtgctgagagaagagagaatggaggCAAATCTGAAATTTTCCTTGTTCTTATATAGTCATGCTGCCATTTATGATGAACGAAGGacaaaacttttattaagcatgcCCAATGCATCAGGGCTGACATGAAGAGGTTTCCTGGGAGCATGATGATGGTTGAGTCCAAGTCCAAGGAGTCCAGTACGTAGAAAAGACAAGCCAGCAAGGGAGTCCGTGAGCAGCCACTGAACTTCGAGCCTGAGGGAGATCGAGATAGTCTGTCtcaaaaaaagggaggagggaaatagaagagaaagaaagggggacaaagggaggagaaataaagGGAATCAGTCAGGCAATAAAtacttatgaagcacctactgaggccaagcacagtgctaaggttgtaattttcaaaagaaagctagtctctgccttcagggagcttaccctctcatggggaaagaaaacacaggaaagGAACCCGGGAGGGGGGGGAGTGTTAAGAAGGTATCCAGCTAGTCATGGTGGAGgctgatgggaaatgaagagtgGGATGCTCTGTGAGCCCTGTTTAAATGGAAGCTTTGGGAGTTCTTTGCTCCATCCTCCCAtcggagggggaagaagggactGAAGAGGGATGTATCAAAGTTGATGCAAGGACACAGAACAATAAGTTTAGTGGTGGAGAGGTGTCCTGGAAATATGATGATGGGGGAGTCCAATTCCAAGGAATGCCATAGgtagaaaatgaaggagaaaagagagaaggaaaaggaggccctatatttggcagaaaaaaaattaggcaAAAGATCATCTCTCAGATCCCAGTGTCCCAAAGTTCAAGGTTCTGTTAGGAGGAGGATGAGAAGTAAAAGAAGAGGCCAGAGAGCAGGCAGTCTGGTATGAAAACAGCCAGAGAGTGGTATCTGGACCACTccacagttaaatgacttacccctGGTTACATAGCTTACATATGTCAAAGACTaatcttgaatccaagtctttctgactccaagactggcccatctctcatcccattttacaaatgaagaaactgagatttacagagattaagaaaattggtAAAGGCCATAgagctagttagtgtcagagaGGGAACATGAGCTCCAAGTACTCTGTGGCTTACAAAACATTCCTTACAATCCAGGAAGGTAATTAATAGAGAAATATGTGAGGTTCTGATGAGAAAAAAGATACCCACTGTTGTTCAGATCACTCTATCCCActcatcctctccctccctctgcctttcCCCATAGCACCTGAAATTCAGTTGCCCCAAAGCTGCTCTCCCCGCAGTGTATGCCCTGGAACTGCTGACCATCTATGCCTGGGAGACAGGGACCTCTCAAGCACAAAACTTCAACATGGCCAGTGGCTTTGTGAGTGTTATGGCACTCCTCCAGGACCACAAAGATATCTGCATCTACTGGACTAAATACTACAGCCTCCAAGATCATGTCATCAGGAACTCTGTGAAGCAGCAGCTGAAGAGGAAAAGGTAGTAGACCTCTCCCTGCACCAATGAGAGGCACAGaaaggcaatgggaggaaggatgAAGAGGGAGGTCTGCTCATGGCAACAGCTCCCATGTCTAAAGCACCTTTAGCAATGGAGGAGAATCAGACATGGTGGTGCATATCTTACTATCCTTGCTTCCAGCGGGTCTGAAGCTGGTGGATTGTATGAGCTCAGGAGTCCTGAGCTACAGCTGGGCTAAAGTCAATCTGGTGTCTGCACCAATATGGCAAATCCCACCAGGATGCTTACGAGGGTGTGAAAAACAGACCACATCAAAGCTTTGGTGCCTATCAGCAGCAGGGGCTGCCACTGAATGTCCACTGCCATTGGACAAGACAGACTcggtatttttttaaagtggggaGCAGAATAGAGTGGAATAAAGATGAAAGGGAaccagggaagggaaaaggagggagaaaagagaagaagagaaaggaaggggggagaaagaAGATTAGGAGAGAGGTAAAAgtaaaaaggggagaggaaagaagagggaagaaaaggggttaaagaaaagggaggagaaatgggaagggttgaggggaagagaaataaggaggaaataggag harbors:
- the LOC140499162 gene encoding 2'-5'-oligoadenylate synthase-like protein 1, encoding MEPPLSLFDTPSERLDAFIANELLPNKECKKEVHDAFHMIQRFLRGSCFTDQEARVMKVLKAGSVMDGTMLKHKGEVHVVVFLSCYNYSMEVSHHHDMLMLIKERLHHYWKNLAYISDICVDPEVPSSLFFTIQSTMTSEPIDVVILTAHDDLGSFHPTCPPPPETYVELIKAKRLPGQFSSTFIKLQKSFIKSLPTKLKNLLRLVKHWYLQHLKFSCPKAALPAVYALELLTIYAWETGTSQAQNFNMASGFVSVMALLQDHKDICIYWTKYYSLQDHVIRNSVKQQLKRKRPVILDPVDPTHNVGEGKRWDLVAQRAAQCLKKICCLDKYNCPIPAWNVKRVRSIQVAVKRQRGKNLTIWADPFEPIQQMKMQPKLAPLFYNQHYLFCGESGSGQYVLRCHYSLADYGIFSDVSISLVERVSSKIRLCVKHPRNRIPEYYSMGSNDLIGKLMCMIEERGGLLPGQHILMFQGQHLQMELPLAYYDIQEDDILVLSERESYSFSHRKEVRKHMRFFFQ